One region of Clostridium sp. Marseille-P299 genomic DNA includes:
- a CDS encoding rhomboid family intramembrane serine protease → MIQDIRTYFLEKGYRSISVNIENINIYYLNKEQGVNVAVLLHMSTGSEFTKDQYQNILRQIYSRFNNGMYQSIHLISLIATPEINKVRLFCEEGMDTWIIDLNYRRIIRYENQVNDFSTLYKELERVISKDIFNSNNTDSRNTSSYTTDPNRGGKSFDSNYQGYQGFESNHEWEKSRNHPLRRNKKLPFEITTLILIAINVVIFLSMDLFHLEDKVYTYGALYWPSIEYANEYYRLLTSMFIHGSMDHLFNNMLVLLFIGDTLERTVGKIKYLIIYFASGIIAGFVSMSYNMGKGALVQSVGASGAIFGVVGAVAFLVIVNKGRLKDISTRQIFIFVALSLYGGLSSQGIDNAAHIGGLIAGVLISAVLYLFQKKRGII, encoded by the coding sequence TTGATTCAAGATATAAGAACTTATTTCTTAGAAAAAGGATATCGATCCATTTCTGTAAATATTGAAAATATTAATATTTATTATTTAAACAAAGAGCAGGGAGTAAACGTTGCTGTTCTTCTTCATATGTCAACTGGATCAGAGTTCACAAAAGATCAATATCAAAATATATTAAGGCAGATTTACTCTCGTTTTAATAATGGGATGTATCAAAGCATTCATTTGATTAGTTTAATTGCTACGCCTGAGATAAACAAAGTACGTTTGTTTTGTGAAGAGGGCATGGATACTTGGATTATAGATCTAAATTATCGGCGAATTATTAGATATGAAAATCAAGTAAATGATTTCTCAACGCTGTATAAAGAGCTAGAAAGAGTAATAAGCAAGGATATTTTTAATTCAAATAATACAGATTCAAGGAATACAAGCTCCTATACTACTGATCCTAATAGGGGTGGTAAATCTTTCGATAGTAATTATCAAGGTTATCAGGGATTTGAAAGCAATCATGAGTGGGAAAAATCTCGCAATCACCCATTGAGAAGAAATAAAAAACTGCCATTTGAAATAACTACGCTTATTTTAATTGCAATAAATGTTGTAATATTTTTAAGCATGGATTTATTTCATTTAGAAGATAAAGTGTATACTTATGGAGCATTGTACTGGCCAAGTATTGAATATGCTAATGAGTATTATCGTCTATTAACCAGCATGTTTATTCATGGTTCAATGGATCATTTGTTCAACAATATGTTAGTTCTTTTGTTTATTGGTGATACTTTAGAAAGAACTGTTGGAAAAATTAAGTATTTAATCATATATTTTGCTTCTGGAATCATTGCAGGGTTTGTTTCTATGAGTTATAATATGGGAAAAGGTGCACTTGTGCAAAGTGTAGGTGCTTCGGGAGCTATCTTTGGTGTCGTTGGTGCAGTTGCTTTTTTAGTTATCGTCAATAAGGGAAGGCTAAAAGATATTAGTACAAGACAGATTTTTATATTTGTAGCATTAAGTTTATATGGTGGTTTGAGTAGTCAAGGTATTGATAATGCTGCTCATATTGGAGGATTAATAGCTGGAGTATTAATATCGGCTGTATTATATCTATTCCAAAAAAAGAGGGGGATAATATAA
- a CDS encoding SCP2 sterol-binding domain-containing protein, producing the protein MKIHIYYGGRGLIEDSTIYVMNKITEVLEELRVEVTRFNLFEQKNGIAMMPNSLKDADGVVLAVNVEWFGIGGYMQQFLDACWLYGDKEKIKSLYMFPLVIANTFGEKEAEHALKKSWELLGGIACEGISAYVESPAEFETNSEYAKVIERKAENLYRMINQKAVILPNSNNAMINKVQNTSTLKLTPQESEQLSKYVSDDTYVKKQKEDIEELALLFKGMLNNNNEDSKDMYIKNLKDNYKPQGNDFAASFAIDITDLNKTLIIEVINNNLNCYYGEKADAQVTAKTTIEVMNKLVNGRTTFQGAFMSGELSAKGNFKTLRTFDQLFQFNVLS; encoded by the coding sequence TTGAAAATTCATATATACTATGGTGGCAGAGGTTTAATAGAAGATTCAACCATTTATGTCATGAATAAAATAACGGAAGTACTAGAGGAACTTCGCGTAGAGGTAACAAGGTTTAATTTATTTGAACAAAAGAATGGAATTGCAATGATGCCAAATTCTTTAAAAGATGCAGATGGAGTGGTGCTTGCAGTTAATGTAGAGTGGTTTGGAATTGGCGGATATATGCAACAGTTTCTTGATGCATGTTGGTTGTATGGTGATAAAGAAAAAATAAAGAGCTTATATATGTTTCCTTTAGTTATAGCGAATACTTTTGGCGAAAAAGAAGCAGAGCATGCACTTAAAAAATCATGGGAGCTTTTAGGTGGAATTGCGTGTGAGGGAATCAGTGCATATGTAGAAAGTCCAGCAGAGTTTGAGACAAATTCTGAATATGCAAAAGTAATTGAACGTAAAGCTGAAAATTTATATCGTATGATTAATCAAAAAGCAGTGATATTACCTAATAGTAACAATGCTATGATTAATAAAGTACAAAATACATCCACATTAAAATTAACGCCACAAGAGAGCGAACAATTATCGAAGTATGTCTCGGATGATACTTATGTTAAAAAGCAAAAGGAAGACATAGAAGAATTGGCGTTATTGTTTAAGGGAATGTTGAATAATAACAATGAAGATTCAAAAGATATGTACATTAAAAACCTTAAGGATAATTATAAACCACAAGGGAATGACTTTGCTGCTTCTTTTGCAATTGATATAACAGATCTAAATAAAACCTTAATTATTGAGGTTATTAATAACAATTTAAATTGTTACTATGGCGAAAAGGCAGATGCCCAGGTTACTGCAAAAACTACAATTGAGGTTATGAATAAATTAGTGAATGGACGAACAACGTTCCAAGGAGCATTTATGTCCGGAGAATTAAGTGCGAAAGGCAATTTTAAGACCCTACGTACCTTTGATCAACTATTTCAATTTAATGTATTATCTTAA
- a CDS encoding M15 family metallopeptidase, whose protein sequence is MKKTLFFQGELIVLGMLFMFTLGACRKESSDSGENTASNFVVKTIDPDVTSVPIDEKAIEEQKQDLSILYSQKDEESLSEETDDGDVEAQNLETASESTSEAEDLIQVFLDSVGSIRKPSKDEKVLQTIVDSVMAMPAASKVKFNSVNAATLAACFYYEDISPETYLRMENKSYSEACTIGIDNLQYVRVLHFGFDGEIYIGEMVVNKLIAKDIVAIFKELFDEGYPIEQMVLVDEYDADDNLSMEANNTSSFNYRVVEGTSTLSKHAYGLAIDINPKYNPHVRTIDGKEVISPESSEEYADRTQENPYYIQKDDVCYKAFTRRGFTWGGEWENSKDYHHFQKVFE, encoded by the coding sequence ATGAAGAAAACTTTATTTTTTCAAGGTGAGTTAATAGTATTGGGGATGCTATTTATGTTCACTTTAGGTGCCTGTAGGAAGGAATCAAGCGATTCTGGTGAGAATACAGCATCGAATTTTGTAGTTAAGACAATTGATCCAGATGTAACTTCAGTTCCTATTGATGAAAAAGCAATAGAAGAACAAAAACAAGACTTAAGTATTTTATATTCACAAAAGGATGAGGAGTCTCTTAGTGAGGAAACAGATGATGGGGATGTTGAAGCCCAGAACCTTGAGACTGCAAGCGAGAGTACTAGTGAGGCTGAGGATTTAATACAAGTATTTTTAGATAGTGTTGGAAGTATTAGAAAACCTTCTAAAGATGAGAAAGTACTTCAAACCATTGTGGATTCTGTAATGGCAATGCCAGCTGCTTCAAAAGTGAAATTTAATTCCGTAAATGCAGCTACATTAGCCGCATGCTTTTATTATGAGGATATTTCACCTGAAACCTATTTAAGAATGGAAAATAAATCTTATAGCGAAGCATGCACGATTGGAATTGATAATTTACAGTATGTTCGTGTATTACATTTTGGCTTTGATGGTGAAATTTACATTGGAGAAATGGTTGTTAATAAATTAATAGCGAAAGATATTGTTGCAATATTTAAAGAATTATTTGATGAGGGATATCCAATTGAGCAGATGGTCCTTGTTGACGAATACGATGCAGATGATAATTTAAGTATGGAAGCAAATAATACGTCTTCTTTTAATTATCGTGTTGTTGAAGGAACATCAACTTTATCTAAGCATGCATATGGATTAGCAATTGATATAAATCCAAAATATAATCCACATGTTCGTACCATTGATGGTAAGGAAGTTATTTCCCCTGAAAGCAGTGAAGAGTACGCAGATCGTACACAAGAGAATCCTTATTATATACAAAAAGATGATGTTTGTTATAAAGCATTTACAAGACGAGGATTTACTTGGGGTGGAGAATGGGAAAACTCAAAAGATTATCATCATTTTCAAAAGGTATTTGAATAA
- the dnaX gene encoding DNA polymerase III subunit gamma/tau, whose translation MSYTALYRKFRPDDFNDVKGQDHIVTTLKNQIKADRIGHAYLFCGTRGTGKTTIAKILAKAVNCEHPVDGNPCNECAMCKAIKSQTSMNVIEIDAASNNGVDNIREIVEEVRYSPTEGRFKVYIIDEVHMLSAGAFNALLKTLEEPPAYVIFILATTEVHKIPITILSRCQRYDFKRISVDEISLRLNELTQKEGVKTEEKAIRYVARAADGSLRDALSLLDQCIAFYLGKTLTYDNVLEVLGTVDVEVFATLLRYIRKGSVADCIAMLEELIVTGRELTQFTVDFTWYLRNLLLAKTSDDLEDILEVSTDQLMLLKQEADSVDAETLIRFIRIFSELSNQIKYATQKRVLIEVALIKLCKPAMETNYDSIVNRLKKIEEQLEQGVYTGPPKVVTEEVKTEEKPVVLQKALTEDLKAIAKEWKSILMKMPPLVRVVLVSAKPTPLEDNRLMLLFNNEIDKDIIDADEHIKDIQKAIAEVTGKEVEIQTKLVSEGESMDDFPDLTKIIKNIPIEYVD comes from the coding sequence ATGTCATACACAGCACTTTATAGAAAGTTTCGTCCTGATGATTTTAATGATGTTAAGGGACAGGATCATATAGTAACAACATTGAAAAATCAAATAAAGGCCGATCGCATCGGGCACGCGTACTTATTTTGCGGTACGAGAGGTACTGGTAAAACGACGATTGCAAAAATACTTGCAAAAGCAGTAAATTGTGAGCATCCAGTAGATGGTAATCCATGCAATGAATGTGCTATGTGTAAAGCAATAAAATCGCAAACATCAATGAATGTAATAGAAATCGATGCTGCTTCCAATAATGGTGTTGATAACATTAGAGAAATTGTAGAGGAAGTTAGATATTCCCCAACGGAAGGTAGATTTAAGGTATACATTATTGATGAGGTTCATATGCTTTCTGCAGGTGCATTTAATGCATTACTTAAGACGTTAGAAGAGCCGCCTGCGTATGTTATCTTTATATTAGCAACAACGGAGGTTCATAAAATACCGATTACAATCTTATCCCGTTGTCAAAGATACGATTTTAAGAGAATATCGGTAGATGAAATTAGTTTACGTCTAAATGAGCTTACCCAAAAAGAAGGTGTTAAAACTGAAGAGAAAGCAATTCGATATGTTGCAAGAGCAGCAGACGGCTCTTTACGTGATGCACTTAGTTTATTAGATCAATGTATCGCTTTTTACTTAGGTAAGACCCTAACATATGATAATGTGTTAGAAGTACTTGGAACGGTAGACGTTGAGGTATTTGCAACATTACTTCGTTATATACGAAAGGGCTCAGTAGCAGATTGTATTGCTATGTTAGAGGAATTAATAGTTACTGGGCGAGAGTTAACACAGTTTACCGTTGATTTTACATGGTACTTAAGAAATTTATTACTTGCTAAAACTTCCGATGATTTGGAGGATATATTAGAAGTATCAACGGACCAACTGATGCTTTTAAAGCAAGAAGCGGATAGCGTTGATGCAGAAACCTTAATCAGGTTTATCAGGATTTTTTCTGAATTATCAAATCAAATAAAATATGCGACGCAAAAAAGAGTTTTAATTGAAGTTGCATTAATTAAGTTATGTAAGCCTGCAATGGAGACAAATTACGACTCCATAGTGAATCGTTTAAAAAAGATTGAGGAACAATTAGAGCAAGGTGTTTATACTGGACCTCCAAAAGTTGTAACAGAAGAGGTAAAAACAGAAGAGAAACCAGTGGTATTGCAAAAAGCATTAACTGAAGATTTGAAGGCAATTGCGAAAGAATGGAAATCTATTTTAATGAAAATGCCCCCATTAGTCAGGGTAGTATTAGTTAGTGCAAAGCCAACACCTCTTGAGGATAATAGACTTATGTTACTATTTAACAATGAAATAGATAAGGATATTATTGATGCAGATGAGCATATCAAAGATATACAAAAGGCAATTGCTGAGGTAACTGGAAAAGAAGTTGAAATACAAACGAAGCTAGTAAGTGAAGGAGAATCCATGGATGATTTTCCGGATCTAACAAAAATAATAAAGAATATCCCAATTGAATATGTGGATTAA
- a CDS encoding YbaB/EbfC family nucleoid-associated protein → MAKRGGFPGGMPGNMNNLMKQAQKMQKQMEEKTKEMEEKEWEASAGGGAVTVKVSGKKEVVSVKLSKEVVDPDDVEMLEDLIVAATNEALRKMDEESSQAMNSIAGGLGNFGGLGGLF, encoded by the coding sequence ATGGCAAAAAGAGGAGGATTTCCAGGAGGAATGCCTGGAAACATGAATAATCTGATGAAGCAAGCGCAAAAGATGCAGAAACAGATGGAAGAAAAGACAAAAGAGATGGAAGAAAAAGAATGGGAAGCAAGTGCTGGTGGTGGTGCCGTTACTGTTAAAGTATCTGGTAAAAAAGAAGTTGTTTCCGTAAAACTTTCAAAAGAAGTAGTTGACCCAGATGATGTTGAAATGTTAGAAGATTTAATCGTTGCGGCAACAAATGAAGCATTAAGAAAGATGGATGAAGAATCATCTCAAGCAATGAATAGTATAGCTGGAGGTCTTGGAAACTTCGGAGGCCTTGGAGGCTTATTCTAA
- the recR gene encoding recombination mediator RecR gives MNYYSSQISKLIEELGRLPGIGSKSAQRLAFHIINMPEDQVKRLSQTIVDAKMNVRYCKECQTLTDKELCPICASEKRNHKTIMVVENTRDLAAYEKTGKYDGVYHVLHGAISPMLGVGPADIKLKELMLRLQGDVDEVIIATNSSLEGEATAMYISKLVKPAGIKVSRIASGVPVGGDLEYIDEVTLLRALDGRVEL, from the coding sequence GTGAATTATTATAGTAGTCAAATCAGTAAACTAATAGAAGAATTAGGGCGGCTTCCAGGCATAGGATCAAAATCCGCACAGCGATTGGCATTTCACATAATTAATATGCCAGAGGATCAAGTGAAACGATTATCCCAGACAATTGTAGATGCAAAAATGAATGTACGTTATTGCAAGGAATGTCAAACGCTAACCGATAAAGAACTTTGCCCAATATGTGCCAGTGAAAAGCGCAACCATAAAACAATTATGGTTGTAGAAAATACAAGAGACTTAGCGGCCTATGAAAAAACAGGAAAATATGATGGTGTATATCATGTTTTACATGGGGCAATATCACCAATGCTAGGAGTTGGGCCAGCCGATATTAAGCTTAAGGAATTAATGTTAAGACTTCAAGGAGATGTAGATGAAGTTATTATTGCTACGAATTCTAGTTTAGAAGGAGAAGCAACAGCAATGTATATTAGTAAACTAGTTAAACCTGCAGGAATAAAGGTAAGTAGAATTGCAAGCGGAGTACCAGTGGGCGGAGACCTTGAGTATATTGATGAAGTGACCTTACTAAGAGCACTAGATGGAAGAGTGGAGCTATAG
- the yyaC gene encoding spore protease YyaC yields MKQYLEKDRKIFYFNSKEHHSIFEFSSTLLNLLENNSYTTKTLIFLCIGSDRATGDCLGPLLGYKLSVLNSKNYIVYGTLENPVHAKNLKETVDKINKEHKNPLIIAIDASLGRASHVGYFTLGEGPLKPGAGVDKDLPYVGDLFVTGIVNLSGLFDQMLLQTTRLGIVMSLVDNIYHGIRHCMRQLEF; encoded by the coding sequence TTGAAACAATATCTTGAAAAAGACAGAAAAATTTTTTATTTTAATTCCAAAGAACATCATTCTATATTTGAATTTAGTAGCACTTTACTTAATTTGTTAGAAAATAATTCTTACACAACTAAGACCCTTATTTTTTTATGTATCGGCTCTGACAGGGCAACTGGTGATTGTCTTGGCCCATTACTTGGTTACAAACTATCCGTTTTAAATTCAAAAAATTATATTGTTTATGGAACTTTAGAAAACCCAGTTCATGCAAAAAATTTAAAAGAAACCGTTGATAAAATAAACAAAGAACATAAAAATCCATTAATTATTGCCATTGATGCATCCCTTGGAAGAGCTTCTCATGTTGGTTATTTTACTTTGGGTGAAGGTCCTTTAAAACCTGGTGCAGGCGTGGATAAGGATCTTCCTTACGTGGGTGATTTATTTGTAACCGGAATTGTTAATTTATCTGGTTTATTTGATCAAATGCTCTTACAGACTACTAGATTAGGAATTGTTATGTCGTTAGTGGATAATATTTATCATGGCATTCGTCATTGCATGCGCCAACTTGAATTTTAA
- a CDS encoding LysM peptidoglycan-binding domain-containing protein: MIENIYSGDTTKNSHTGKSNTKIKTPKNVRQIGKIGDSFQIYVEDYVKTYTRQLAEGDYSERCIAILIGEYRVMDGIKDVFIYGAIGTSNAYKDEKIEFSEGVWTNIYEVIKQYFPDGEIVGWYFGGTSFGLEETKRLQQVHIDNFGGGDKVLLTYDILEREDNFYLYENGSMVLQPGYYIYYERNEEMQNYMVDHKKVKQEELLVEDRAIKEIRTKIQEKQPLPMNEKDQKAVLRLTYAAGTLIMVVAVVVIVTIMNNSEKMKTLEQALDTISNRLTAQDNDKNSNNNEDVGNIFDIDEEETLPASNTNGNKEDNPSNNQDDNNTQAKVTKALDDTESNNDNDENNQPDGNADNGTSTNNENQQISPTPSDISSNTQVTQAPNKEEVDSNDNKEVADPNKKADEVIDSETAKESTETSKESTETSAMDPSKLRKYTVKSGDTIAGICMKLYGDYGNMKTIKELNQLVDENKIFEGQVLLIP, encoded by the coding sequence ATGATAGAAAATATATATAGTGGCGATACAACAAAAAATTCGCATACTGGAAAATCAAACACAAAAATTAAAACACCAAAGAATGTTAGACAAATTGGAAAAATCGGAGATTCCTTTCAAATTTATGTTGAAGATTATGTAAAAACATATACAAGGCAGCTTGCAGAAGGTGACTATTCTGAGAGGTGTATTGCAATTTTAATTGGGGAATATCGAGTAATGGATGGTATAAAGGATGTCTTTATTTATGGCGCAATAGGGACGAGCAATGCCTATAAAGATGAAAAAATTGAGTTTAGTGAAGGGGTCTGGACCAATATATATGAGGTGATTAAACAATACTTTCCAGATGGTGAAATTGTAGGATGGTACTTTGGAGGGACAAGTTTTGGGCTAGAAGAAACCAAGCGATTACAACAAGTCCATATTGATAACTTTGGCGGAGGAGATAAAGTACTACTTACTTATGATATTTTAGAGAGAGAAGATAATTTTTATTTATATGAGAATGGCAGCATGGTTTTGCAACCGGGTTATTACATATATTACGAAAGAAATGAAGAAATGCAAAACTATATGGTGGATCATAAGAAGGTAAAACAAGAAGAATTGCTTGTGGAGGATCGGGCAATAAAAGAAATTCGGACAAAAATTCAAGAGAAGCAGCCACTACCTATGAATGAGAAAGATCAAAAAGCTGTTCTAAGACTTACTTATGCTGCAGGTACTTTAATCATGGTAGTTGCAGTTGTTGTGATAGTTACAATTATGAATAATAGCGAGAAAATGAAAACCCTTGAACAGGCCTTGGATACAATAAGCAATCGGCTGACAGCTCAAGATAATGATAAGAATAGCAACAACAATGAAGATGTAGGAAATATATTTGACATAGATGAAGAAGAGACTCTCCCAGCGTCTAATACAAATGGGAATAAAGAGGACAACCCATCTAATAATCAAGATGATAATAATACACAAGCAAAAGTAACCAAAGCGTTAGATGATACGGAGTCTAATAATGATAATGATGAAAATAATCAACCAGATGGTAATGCAGATAATGGCACATCAACCAATAATGAAAATCAACAAATAAGTCCAACGCCATCGGATATTAGTTCAAATACACAAGTGACACAAGCACCGAACAAGGAAGAAGTAGATTCAAATGATAATAAAGAGGTTGCTGATCCAAATAAGAAAGCAGATGAAGTTATAGATTCAGAAACTGCCAAAGAATCTACAGAAACTTCGAAAGAATCCACAGAAACAAGTGCAATGGACCCATCTAAATTAAGAAAATATACAGTAAAATCAGGCGATACAATTGCTGGTATTTGTATGAAACTCTATGGTGATTATGGAAATATGAAAACAATTAAAGAGTTAAACCAGCTTGTTGATGAGAATAAAATATTTGAGGGACAAGTATTACTTATACCTTAG
- a CDS encoding DUF5711 family protein, whose amino-acid sequence MEKIKRGNLRADELNKQKKQKRKKISLTVVIALIAVCVLIMGIVVYNSKFKSYSGYEVAGTTELSNTTGSSYLSYKTGVVKISRDGIEAMNSEGKALWNVSYNMKDPIAAVCGNYVAVADRGGTTLIIINGHGEANTITTLYSIEQVEVALQGVTAVLTSDSQENYIDLYSFDSQSSLVNMNTNTNKHGFPVDIALSMDGTKLITSYIATDGDAIKNWVTFYSFTDYGENLSDNTAGSVSFENIIPEIKFLTNDLICIYKDNGFILYSMKELPEVVDIQDINGEIESTFTNSSFIGFVVRGTESDNSKKLVLYDYSGKKQLEQEIQVSYDKVTMTEDLIVFYSPLTSDLYNLKGKHLFSSTFSKNVNYIFPTDKSNYLLYVSDTAMERIKLNGTKEE is encoded by the coding sequence ATGGAAAAAATCAAGAGGGGAAATTTAAGAGCAGATGAGCTGAATAAGCAAAAGAAGCAAAAAAGAAAAAAAATTAGCCTTACAGTTGTAATAGCTCTGATCGCTGTATGTGTTTTAATAATGGGCATAGTTGTTTATAATAGCAAGTTTAAATCCTATAGTGGATATGAGGTAGCAGGTACAACAGAACTTAGTAATACTACAGGAAGCTCTTATTTATCCTATAAAACGGGCGTAGTAAAAATATCAAGAGATGGCATAGAAGCAATGAATTCAGAAGGTAAAGCATTATGGAATGTTAGCTACAATATGAAAGATCCTATTGCTGCCGTATGTGGAAACTATGTAGCAGTTGCAGACCGTGGAGGGACAACCCTAATAATTATTAATGGGCATGGAGAAGCCAATACAATTACAACATTGTATTCCATAGAACAAGTTGAGGTTGCTTTACAAGGAGTAACAGCGGTGTTAACGAGCGACTCACAGGAAAATTATATCGATCTTTATAGCTTTGATAGCCAAAGTAGTTTAGTAAATATGAATACGAATACAAATAAACACGGATTTCCTGTAGATATAGCATTATCTATGGATGGTACAAAACTCATAACCTCCTATATTGCTACAGATGGAGATGCTATTAAAAATTGGGTGACTTTTTATAGCTTTACAGATTATGGAGAAAACTTATCGGATAATACCGCTGGTTCAGTTTCATTTGAGAATATTATTCCGGAAATAAAATTCCTTACAAATGATCTAATTTGTATTTATAAGGATAATGGCTTTATTTTATACTCAATGAAGGAATTACCCGAAGTAGTTGATATTCAGGATATAAATGGGGAAATTGAGAGTACATTTACAAATAGCAGTTTTATAGGATTTGTAGTGCGTGGAACAGAGTCTGATAATAGCAAAAAATTGGTTCTATATGATTATTCAGGGAAAAAGCAGTTAGAACAAGAAATTCAAGTCTCTTATGATAAAGTTACAATGACGGAAGATTTAATCGTATTTTATAGCCCATTAACAAGTGATCTTTATAACTTAAAAGGAAAGCATTTGTTTTCTAGTACATTTTCTAAAAATGTAAACTATATCTTTCCAACGGATAAGTCAAACTATTTACTGTATGTTAGTGATACAGCAATGGAGCGAATAAAATTAAACGGGACGAAGGAGGAGTAA
- a CDS encoding CvpA family protein encodes MNLLVAIVLIILVISAYRGMKTGLIKTVFSIFSMIIALVLTLWLSPMISKMVQSNDAIFDYFTQKVEKAIPTEEIGTKISDQMNFIDNLPLPASLKTTIIENNNTDTYVALAVDNFSSYISHSIAAIIINAITFVVTYLIISILLRVICMVLDIISKLPILHQINKLSGLFVGIIHGMILVWILFVLLTALTSTEIGQKAFAMINESAFLSYIYNNNIILNFITNISKVLF; translated from the coding sequence ATGAATTTATTAGTGGCTATCGTATTAATTATTCTGGTTATTAGTGCTTATAGAGGGATGAAGACTGGACTTATAAAGACTGTTTTCTCAATTTTTTCAATGATTATTGCATTGGTTTTAACTTTATGGCTAAGCCCAATGATAAGTAAAATGGTACAATCCAACGATGCAATATTTGACTATTTTACTCAAAAGGTTGAAAAGGCAATTCCTACTGAGGAAATAGGTACAAAAATTAGTGATCAGATGAATTTTATTGATAACTTACCTTTACCAGCATCATTAAAGACAACGATTATTGAAAATAATAATACGGATACTTATGTTGCATTAGCAGTAGATAATTTTTCATCTTATATTAGTCATTCAATAGCAGCTATTATAATAAATGCAATTACCTTTGTAGTTACGTATCTTATCATATCTATACTTTTACGTGTAATTTGTATGGTATTGGATATTATTAGTAAGCTGCCAATATTGCATCAAATCAATAAATTATCAGGACTTTTTGTGGGAATTATACATGGAATGATCCTTGTTTGGATCCTGTTTGTATTATTAACTGCACTTACAAGTACGGAGATTGGTCAAAAAGCCTTTGCAATGATAAATGAAAGTGCATTTTTGTCTTATATTTACAATAATAATATAATATTAAACTTCATTACCAATATATCTAAGGTATTATTTTAA
- a CDS encoding bifunctional 4-hydroxy-2-oxoglutarate aldolase/2-dehydro-3-deoxy-phosphogluconate aldolase: MNEVLERFQKLGIIPVVKIDNAKDAAPLAKALCEGGLPVAEVTFRTEAAEEAIRLMVEACPDMFVGAGTVLTTEQVDRAVAAGAKFIVSPGLNPKIVKYCVEKGVPITPGTSSPTDIEQAIELGLEAVKFFPAEASGGLAKIKAMAAPYVNMMFMPTGGINQKNLISYLDFPKILACGGSWMVSDALINAGEFDEIKRLTREAVNTMLGFELKHVGINAKSEDEADSVATSFEKLFGFAKNVGNSSIFAGSAVEVMKQPYLGANGHIAIQTNYIERAVYHMELQGFEFDKETAKYKNGKMVAIYLKGEIGGFAVHLVQK, encoded by the coding sequence ATGAACGAAGTTTTAGAGCGTTTTCAGAAATTAGGAATTATCCCAGTAGTAAAAATTGATAATGCAAAAGATGCAGCACCTTTAGCAAAAGCATTATGCGAAGGTGGTCTTCCAGTAGCTGAAGTAACATTCCGTACAGAAGCAGCAGAAGAAGCAATCCGTTTAATGGTAGAAGCATGCCCAGATATGTTTGTTGGTGCAGGTACTGTATTAACAACTGAGCAGGTTGATAGAGCAGTTGCAGCAGGAGCAAAATTCATCGTTAGTCCTGGTTTAAATCCTAAAATTGTTAAATACTGTGTAGAAAAAGGGGTTCCTATTACACCTGGTACATCTAGCCCAACAGATATCGAACAAGCAATCGAATTAGGATTAGAAGCAGTAAAATTCTTCCCAGCAGAAGCATCTGGTGGTCTTGCTAAGATTAAAGCTATGGCAGCTCCATATGTAAACATGATGTTTATGCCAACAGGTGGAATCAATCAAAAGAATTTAATTTCCTACCTTGATTTCCCTAAAATTTTAGCTTGTGGTGGTAGCTGGATGGTAAGCGATGCCCTAATCAATGCTGGTGAATTTGATGAAATTAAGAGATTAACTAGAGAAGCAGTTAACACAATGCTTGGATTCGAATTAAAACACGTTGGAATCAATGCTAAGAGCGAAGATGAAGCAGATAGTGTAGCTACATCTTTCGAAAAATTATTTGGTTTTGCTAAAAACGTAGGAAACAGCTCTATCTTTGCTGGTAGTGCAGTTGAAGTAATGAAACAACCATATCTTGGAGCTAATGGTCATATTGCTATTCAAACAAACTATATTGAAAGAGCAGTTTACCATATGGAACTTCAAGGTTTTGAATTTGATAAAGAAACTGCAAAATATAAGAATGGCAAGATGGTTGCAATTTACCTAAAAGGTGAAATTGGCG